Proteins encoded within one genomic window of Glycine soja cultivar W05 chromosome 1, ASM419377v2, whole genome shotgun sequence:
- the LOC114376671 gene encoding uncharacterized protein LOC114376671 has product MDSCKPIGALMECKMKLSKFDKAEKVDVTNFKSLVGSLQYLTCTRLDILYVTGLISRYMETQTITHLKATKGILLYIKGSIIFGLWFLTSNDYKLVGYSDNNWAGDKNDRKSTSEFVLFMGNTTFT; this is encoded by the coding sequence atgGATAGTTGCAAGCCAATTGGAGCACTAATGGAGTGCAAAATGAAGTTATCAAAGTTCGACAAAGCAGAAAAGGTGGATGTtacaaatttcaagagtttggTGGGTAGTTTGCAATATTTGACGTGTACAAGACTAGACATTTTGTATGTTACTGGACTCATTAGTCGATACATGGAGACTCAAACCATTACTCATCTCAAGGCCACAAAAGGAATTCTTCTCTATATCAAAGGATCAATCATATTTGGCTTATGGTTCTTAACAAGTAATGACTATAAGCTTGTAGGTTACAGTGACAACAATTGGGCTGGAGATAAAAATGATCGGAAAAGTACCAGTGAATTTGTGCTTTTCATGGGGAACACAACCTTTACTTAG